The following are from one region of the Dreissena polymorpha isolate Duluth1 chromosome 2, UMN_Dpol_1.0, whole genome shotgun sequence genome:
- the LOC127869704 gene encoding uncharacterized protein K02A2.6-like: protein MRGLGAAIIQQDRVVAYASRALTPTEQRYAQIEKEMLAVVYGCEKFHKLLYGRDTFLVESDHKPLESILKKEIHKAPLRIQRMILKLQPYDFNLVHKSGKDMGLADCLSRLPLENHYEKTIDEELMVLKLDTLSCSNHDKIARATQADEQFQVLAKVIIRGWPETKCEVPVEAVPFWDYRDEISIYNGVLYRGERVCIPKEMRTETLKAIHKSHLGVVNCKKRARELVFWPGMNKQIEDLIGKCSACLMHRKMSQKEPMIIQPVPELPWSKVGMDLCELEGNNYLIIVDYFSNFIEVAPLQRDTRTSTILKHIKQNVARYGIIDSIISDNGPQFTSAEFREFIEKYGITHITSSPLHQQTNGLAEKAVQTVKNLIKKCSETGDDIYLALLELRNTPRDNIGSPMQRLMGRRAKTLIPMKQTIRQPETTSENVAPKLLEFREKQKCYYDQHAKSKDNLQPGDAVRLKPHLAGNRQSM, encoded by the coding sequence ATGAGAGGCCTGGGAGCCGCGATAATCCAACAGGACCGTGTTGTGGCATATGCGTCACGTGCGCTCACACCGACAGAGCAACGGTACGCTCAGATCGAAAAAGAAATGCTAGCCGTTGTATATGGCTGTGAAAAATTCCACAAACTGCTATATGGCCGAGATACTTTCCTAGTGGAATCTGATCACAAACCGTTGGAGTCGATtctaaagaaagaaatacataaagcTCCGCTAAGGATTCAACGAATGATTTTAAAGCTTCAACCGTATGACTTCAACCTCGTTCACAAAAGCGGCAAGGACATGGGTCTAGCAGACTGCCTCAGCAGATTACCGTTAGAAAATCATTATGAGAAAACTATCGATGAAGAGTTGATGGTTTTGAAGCTCGACACGCTGTCGTGTTCAAACCATGACAAAATTGCACGCGCAACGCAAGCGGATGAACAATTCCAAGTACTGGCAAAGGTTATCATTCGAGGATGGCCAGAAACGAAGTGCGAAGTTCCAGTTGAAGCCGTTCCATTTTGGGATTACCGCGATGAAATATCAATTTACAATGGAGTTCTGTACCGAGGGGAACGCGTGTGTATCCCGAAAGAAATGAGAACAGAAACGTTGAAAGCGATACATAAGTCGCATTTAGGGGTAGTAAACTGTAAAAAGAGGGCGAGAGAGTTAgtattttggcccggcatgaacaaacaaattgaagatCTTATTGGCAAGTGTAGTGCGTGTTTAATGCATCGCAAGATGAGCCAAAAGGAGCCAATGATCATCCAACCAGTACCTGAGCTACCCTGGAGCAAAGTTGGAATGGACTTATGCGAACTAGAGGGTAACAATTACCTAATCATTGTAGACTACTTCTCCAACTTCATTGAAGTAGCACCATTGCAAAGAGACACTCGAACGAGCACCATCTTAAAACACATCAAGCAAAACGTGGCTCGTTATGGAATCATTGACTCAATCATCTCGGACAACGGTCCACAGTTCACCAGTGCTGAATTCCGAGAATTCATCGAAAAATATGGCATCACCCATATTACGTCGTCGCCTTTGCACCAACAAACAAACGGCCTTGCTGAAAAGGCTGTACAAACCgttaaaaatctaattaaaaagtGTAGCGAAACAGGGGACGACATCTACTTAGCCCTGTTAGAACTAAGAAACACACCACGCGATAACATCGGATCACCGATGCAACGTTTGATGGGTCGACGCGCAAAAACACTAATACCTATGAAACAAACAATTCGACAACCAGAAACAACCAGTGAAAATGTCGCACCAAAGTTGTTGGAATTTCGTGAAAAGCAAAAATGCTACTACGACCAACACGCGAAGAGCAAGGACAATCTTCAGCCAGGGGACGCAGTAAGATTAAAACCCCATCTGGCTGGAAACCGGCAGAGTATGTGA